A genomic stretch from Chryseobacterium sp. SNU WT5 includes:
- a CDS encoding GlmU family protein, with protein MQLVFSDAQFWEDFLPLTFTRPVAEMRCGILTFSERWQKLLDTSEVTYLTEDYLQDKFKTYELKESLLIVPNFLPNETLVNQIKELKLGEALVYRDELLAVRINMENFSLSHIDKMTDIEEDVLFFKQPTDLFTYNEEAINFDFELLTKGRGSAVLSATNGFLGNVGDLFIEEGAEIEFSTLNTKTGKIYIGKNAEVMEGCNLRGPIALCNDSKFNLGAKIYGATTVGPHCKVGGEVNNIVIFGYTNKGHDGFLGNSVIGEWCNLGADTNSSNLKNNYAIVKLWNYKAKKFVNTGLQFAGLIMGDHSKSAINSQFNTGTVVGVAANIFKSGFPPNLIESFSWGGMKGDEKFKLEKAYEVAELAMARRKVPFTEEDQNILKHIYENS; from the coding sequence ATGCAACTTGTATTTTCCGACGCCCAGTTTTGGGAAGACTTCTTACCACTTACTTTTACCAGACCCGTTGCAGAAATGCGTTGCGGTATTCTTACATTTTCAGAAAGATGGCAAAAGTTGTTAGATACTTCAGAAGTCACCTATCTAACCGAAGATTATTTACAGGATAAATTTAAAACTTATGAACTTAAAGAAAGTTTACTTATCGTACCTAACTTTCTGCCGAATGAAACACTAGTAAATCAAATTAAAGAATTAAAACTTGGAGAGGCATTGGTCTATAGAGACGAATTGCTTGCAGTAAGAATCAATATGGAGAATTTTTCTTTGAGTCACATTGATAAGATGACTGATATCGAAGAAGATGTTTTGTTTTTTAAGCAGCCAACAGATTTGTTCACCTATAACGAAGAGGCAATCAATTTTGATTTTGAATTGCTTACCAAAGGAAGGGGTTCCGCTGTGCTTTCTGCAACCAATGGATTTCTGGGGAATGTAGGTGATTTATTTATTGAAGAAGGAGCAGAGATCGAATTTTCAACTTTAAATACCAAAACAGGGAAAATCTATATCGGAAAAAATGCCGAAGTGATGGAAGGCTGTAATCTTCGAGGTCCGATTGCGCTTTGTAATGATTCTAAATTTAATCTAGGTGCAAAAATTTATGGTGCAACGACTGTTGGTCCGCATTGTAAAGTTGGTGGTGAAGTCAATAATATTGTAATTTTCGGATATACCAATAAAGGTCATGATGGATTTTTGGGAAATTCTGTGATTGGCGAATGGTGTAATCTCGGTGCTGACACGAACTCTTCTAATCTAAAGAATAATTACGCCATCGTGAAATTATGGAATTATAAGGCCAAAAAATTTGTGAACACAGGCCTTCAGTTTGCGGGTTTAATTATGGGTGATCATTCAAAATCTGCCATTAATTCCCAGTTTAACACAGGAACTGTTGTTGGTGTTGCAGCTAACATCTTCAAAAGTGGATTTCCTCCAAACTTAATAGAGAGTTTTTCTTGGGGCGGGATGAAAGGTGATGAAAAATTCAAACTGGAAAAAGCATACGAAGTTGCAGAATTAGCGATGGCAAGAAGAAAGGTTCCTTTTACGGAAGAAGATCAAAATATTCTGAAACATATTTACGAAAACTCTTAA